The following proteins are co-located in the Sphaeramia orbicularis chromosome 24, fSphaOr1.1, whole genome shotgun sequence genome:
- the LOC115415129 gene encoding NACHT, LRR and PYD domains-containing protein 12-like produces the protein METQDHLQILEKLSNDDLKKFQWCLKDRVFLKGLPLIPPYKLENADRMETVDLVMQCYSRQTLKVVVKILEKIPRNDLVDELNEQFCVSEGGPDVLRQYEDRKDGEMRPGLGPGPSFVSKKPHVQGSKHHHQSVEQHPETKIRGHPSGSEPEPEPDPDPRPKSASCKGHHVDEGGPQSADHSVPFVEPTECEDQWIHQQSPDPGEPSGLLNNMGDVLPPHLDSGNRVVSECQRRHKINLQQKFECVFEGIAKEGLPKTLLNQIYTELYITEGGATEVNQDHEVRQIETASEKPDRPPTTIRCNDIFKSTNDRHQPIRTVLTKGVAGIGKTILTQKFNLDWAEDKANQDIHFIFPLTFEHLNVLKQKKFSLVELVQHFFTETKEAGIWIFEDFQVVFILDGLDECRPPLDFNNTQILTDVTESSSVDVLLMNLIRGNLFPSARLWITTRPAAANQIPAQCVDMVTEVRGFTDPQKEEYFRKRFTDEEQTNTIISHIQRSQSVHIMCHIPVFCWITATVLEDMLKTTDRRQLPKTLTEMYIHFLVVQTKLKNIRYDGRSGTDSPWSPETRKMIESLGKLAFEQLKKGNLIFYESDLTECGIDINSASVYSGVFTEVFTEEIGPYQDKRFCFVHLSVQEFLAALHVHQTFTNTGVNLLSEKTSVWSKLLRVKPVQLYQTAVDQALQSPNGHLDLFLRFLLGLSLQTNQSLLHSLVKPTGSSSTTNQKTVEYIKKKISENVSAERSINLFHCLNELEDRSLVDQIQKYLRSGRLSTEQLSPAQWSALAFILLSSEKDLDVFDLKEYSASEEVLLRLLPVIKASRTALLSGCNLSERSCEALSSVLSSRSSCLRELDMSNNDLMDSGVKKLCSGLESRECKLENLRLSGCLITEEGCRSLALALMANPSYLRELDLSYNHLEESGKKYLSDAVNSPHWNLETLRLDHNGLQWLEPGLKKYFRELTLDENTANEKLKLRKGDRAVTCVKEKQPRPDHKDRFLKCPQLLCSTDLSGRCYWEVEWRGQVFTAVTYEGIGRKGRGDDCEFGGNEQSWSLICDDQYSVRHNNVETDLPQSSSSSDQVAVYVDCPAGSLSFYRVSSDKLIHLYTFNTTFTQPLFAGFWLYSGSSVSLCRPKKGKSSP, from the exons AGGAATGACCTTGTGGACGAGTTAAATGAACAGTTCTGTGTATCTGAAG GTGGACCCGATGTGCTGAGACAATATGAGGACAGAAAGGATGGAGAGATGAGACCTGGACTTGGACCCGGACCCAGCTTTGTGTCCAAGAAGCCTCATGTTCAAGGGTCCAAACACCATCATCAGTCTGTTGAACAGCA CCCAGAGACTAAGATCAGAGGACATCCTTCTGGATCTGAACCAGAGCCTGAACCTGATCCTGATCCCAGGCCCAAGAGTGCCAGTTGTAAGGGCCATCATGTTGATGAAGGCGGACCACAGTCTGCTGATCACAG CGTTCCGTTCGTTGAACCGACTGAATGTGAAGACCAGTGGATCCATCAGCAGAGTCCAGACCCTGGTGAACCCAGTGGTCTATTAAACAACATGGGAGATGTTTTACCTCCACATTTGGATTCTG GAAACCGTGTTGTGAGTGAGTGTCAGCGAAGACATAAGAttaacctgcagcagaagtttgagtgtgtgtttgagggcatcgctaaagaaggactccccaaaaccctcctgaaccagatctacacagagctctacatcacagagggaggggctacagaggtcaaccaggaccatgaggtcagacagattgaaacagcatccgaGAAACCagacagaccaccaacaaccatcagaTGTAATGACATCTTCAAAAGCACAAATGAcagacatcagccaatcagaacagtgctgacaaagggcgtggccggcatcgggaaaaccatcttaacacagaagttcaatctggactgggctgaagacaaagccaaccaggacatccacttcatatttccactCACCTTCGAACacctgaatgtgctgaaacagaagaagttcagcttggtggaactggttcagcacttcttcactgaaaccaaagaagcaggaatctggatctttgaagacttccaggtggtgttcatcttagatggtctggatgagtgtcgacctcctctggacttcaacaacactcagatcctgactgatgtgacagagtccagctcagtggatgtgctgctgatgaacctcatcagggggaacctgtttccctctgctcgcctctggataaccacacgacctgcagcagccaatcagatccctgctcagtgtgtggacatggtgacagaggtcagagggttcactgacccacagaaggaggagtacttcaggaagaggttcacagatgaagaacagaccaacacgaTCATCTCCCACATCCAGAGGTCCcaaagcgtccacatcatgtgtcacatcccagtcttctgctggatcactgctacagttctggaggacatgttgaagaccacagacagaagacaactgcccaagaccctgactgagatgtacatccacttcctggtggttcagaccAAACTGAAGAACATCaggtatgatggaagatctgggacagattcaccctggagtccagagaccaggaagatgattgagtctctgggaaaactggcctttgagcagctgaagaaaggaaacctgatcttctatgaatccgacctgacagagtgtggcatcgacatcaactcagcctcagtgtactcaggagtgttcacagaggtcttcacAGAGGAGATCGGACCgtaccaggacaagaggttctgcttcgtccatctgagtgtccaggagtttctggctgctcttcatgtccatcagaccttcaccaacactggagtcaatctgctgtcagaaaaAACGTCTGTTTGGTCTAAACTATTAAGGGTCAAACCAGTCCAGttgtaccagaccgctgtggaccaggccttacagagtccaaatggacacctggacctgttcctgcgcttcctcctgggtctatcactgcagaccaatcagagtctcctacacagtctggtgaaaccaacaggaagcagctcaacaaccaaccagaaaactgtagagtacatcaagaagaagatcagtgagaatgtgtctgcagagagaagcatcaacctgttccactgtctgaatgaactggaggatcggtctctggtggatcagatccaaaagtacctgagatcaggacgtctgtccacagaacaactgtctcctgctcagtggtcagctctggccttcatcttactctcatcagaaaaagacctggatgtgtttgacctgaaggaatactctgcttcagaggaggttcttctaCGGCTGCTGCCGGTGATCAAAGCCTCCAGAACAGCTCT GTTGAGTGGCTGTAATCTGTcggagagaagctgtgaagctctgtctTCAGTTCTCAGCTCCAGATCGTCTTGTCTGAGGGAGTTGGACATGAGCAACAACGACCTGatggattcaggagtgaagaaaCTGTGTTCTGGACTGGAGAGTCGTGAATGTAAACTGGAAAATCTCAG attgtcaggatgtctgatcacagaagAAGGATGTAGATCTCTGGCCTTAGCTCTGATGGCCAATCCCTCCTACCTCCGGGAGCTCGACCTCAGCTACAACCATTTAGAAGAATCAGGAAAGAAATATCTGTCTGATGCAGTGAACAGTCCACATTGGAACCTGGAAACTCTCAG GTTGGACCATAATGGACTACAGTGGTTAGAACCGGGGCTGAAGAAGT ATTTCCGTGAACTCACACTGGATGAAAACACAGCTAACGAAAAACTCAAACTGCGCAAAGGCGACAGGGCGGTGACATGTGTGAAGGAGAAGCAGCCACGTCCTGACCACAAAGACAGGTTCTTAAAGTGTCCTCAGCTGCTGTGTTCGACTGATCTGAgcggtcgctgttactgggaagTCGAGTGGCGAGGGCAGGTTTTCACAGCGGTGACGTACGAAGGAATCGGAAGGAAAGGGCGTGGCGACGACTGCGAGTTCGGAGGAAACGAACAGTCCTGGAGTCTGATCTGTGATGATCAATACTCAGTCCGTCACAACAACGTGGAAACAGacctccctcagtcctcctcctcctccgatcAGGTGGCGGTCTACGTGGACTGTCCGGCTGGATCtctgtccttctacagagtctcatcagacaaactgatccacctctACACCTTCAACACCACATTCACTCAGCCTCTCTTCGCTGGGTTTTGGCTATACTCTGGTTCCTCGGTGTCTCTGTGTCGTCCAAAGAAGGGAAAGTCTTCTCCGTGA